From the genome of Leptolyngbyaceae cyanobacterium, one region includes:
- a CDS encoding DUF1802 family protein — protein MITTALRLPAPDVEALIQGRTIVAISPIFLNPGRLFALYSSDALTISLPVDRYYRSTFLSIAQKSFTDLNSQTVSIKAWARCEFCRGIKDPQALAAISRLTVWTEEALQEILSQKSNIILAYLRVYQLLQPFEVPTNSQSPFVPLQQPLPTTESLQIFGDQAFSQRRRQLENLEAPLHSELEELQSAIAQLATTNPDANKLNEHIKIFLGWSVEKPSKQLNKDLAWINDISKFGNRSIEEDTGEKSNYQAGTDFENITRRSLEFLGFKVDEAYKGGAGGLDLFCSKPYHLVGECKAGKSIPDRTVEELDRIGKRHLKEDYLKASRLIIGPGEPTKNLRESAKISKVSIIKPMTLQKLVELQAKYPGSVNLIELEPYLQAGQSDSRIDEYIEKVLKSIKLRSHIVRLVEKHLEKTGDKDVAVDALHVAYVYSNPPQQLQVEQLREILIELSSPLTGYLGREKKNGVDRFYYLRDLIIENI, from the coding sequence TTGATTACAACTGCATTGCGTCTACCTGCTCCAGACGTTGAAGCTCTAATTCAAGGGCGAACCATCGTAGCTATATCCCCGATTTTTCTTAATCCGGGACGATTGTTTGCCCTTTATTCCTCTGATGCTTTAACTATCTCTCTACCAGTTGACCGATATTATCGCTCAACTTTTCTTTCCATTGCCCAAAAATCTTTTACCGATTTAAACTCCCAGACGGTTTCAATTAAAGCTTGGGCTAGATGTGAATTTTGTCGGGGTATCAAAGATCCTCAAGCTTTAGCTGCCATATCACGATTAACTGTATGGACAGAAGAAGCTTTACAGGAAATACTTTCACAAAAAAGTAATATTATTCTGGCTTACTTGCGTGTTTATCAACTGCTTCAACCATTTGAAGTACCGACTAATTCGCAAAGCCCGTTTGTCCCTTTACAACAGCCTTTGCCAACTACTGAATCTTTGCAGATATTTGGAGATCAAGCCTTTAGCCAACGCCGACGCCAGTTAGAAAATTTAGAAGCGCCACTGCATTCAGAATTGGAAGAGTTACAAAGTGCGATCGCTCAATTAGCTACTACTAACCCAGATGCTAATAAGCTAAACGAACATATCAAAATCTTTCTAGGCTGGAGCGTTGAAAAGCCGAGCAAACAACTAAATAAAGATTTAGCCTGGATCAATGATATTTCTAAATTCGGCAATCGCAGCATAGAAGAAGATACCGGAGAAAAAAGTAACTACCAAGCTGGAACAGATTTTGAAAATATAACTCGTCGCAGCCTAGAATTTTTAGGATTTAAAGTTGATGAAGCATATAAAGGTGGTGCAGGAGGTTTAGATTTATTTTGTTCTAAACCTTACCATCTAGTTGGAGAATGTAAAGCAGGTAAAAGCATTCCCGATCGGACAGTCGAAGAACTAGATAGAATTGGCAAAAGGCATCTTAAAGAAGATTATCTGAAGGCTTCGAGGTTAATTATTGGCCCTGGTGAACCAACTAAAAATCTTCGAGAATCAGCCAAGATATCCAAAGTTAGCATAATTAAACCCATGACCCTCCAAAAGTTAGTTGAACTACAAGCAAAATATCCCGGTTCAGTTAATCTAATTGAACTTGAGCCATATCTACAAGCTGGTCAAAGTGATAGCAGAATTGATGAATATATTGAAAAAGTTTTGAAAAGTATCAAACTGCGATCGCATATAGTCCGACTCGTTGAAAAGCATTTAGAAAAAACAGGCGATAAGGATGTAGCAGTTGATGCCCTTCATGTAGCATACGTTTACTCTAATCCACCTCAGCAATTACAAGTTGAACAACTTCGGGAAATCCTCATCGAATTATCCTCACCTTTAACGGGTTACTTAGGACGAGAAAAGAAAAATGGCGTCGATCGCTTTTATTACCTCCGAGATTTGATTATAGAAAATATATGA
- the aroC gene encoding chorismate synthase, with the protein MGNTFGNLFRITTFGESHGGGVGVVIDGCPPQLEISAAEIQVELDRRRPGQSKITTPRKEADTCEILSGTFEGKTLGTPIAILVRNQDTRPQDYDEMAQKYRPSHADATYDAKYGIRNWQGGGRSSARETIGRVAAGAIAKKILKQYGNVEIISYVKRIKDLEGAIDPNTVTMEQVESNIVRCPDSECADRMIELIEEVRRQGDSIGGVVECVVRNVPKGLGEPVFDKLEADLAKGVMSLPASKGFEIGSGFAGTLLTGSEHNDEFYTDSNGNIRTLTNRSGGIQGGISNGENIIMRIAFKPTATIRKEQRTVNREGEQTTLAAKGRHDPCVLPRAVPMVEAMVALVLCDHLLRHQGQCGTLKFEVANGN; encoded by the coding sequence ATGGGCAACACATTCGGAAATTTATTTCGCATCACCACATTTGGCGAATCACACGGCGGCGGCGTAGGCGTCGTCATAGACGGTTGCCCACCGCAACTAGAAATATCAGCCGCAGAAATTCAAGTAGAATTAGACAGGCGGCGACCCGGACAAAGCAAAATCACCACACCCCGCAAAGAAGCAGACACCTGCGAAATCCTTTCCGGTACCTTTGAAGGAAAAACGTTGGGAACGCCGATCGCGATTTTAGTCAGAAATCAAGACACCCGCCCCCAAGACTACGACGAAATGGCACAAAAATATCGCCCCTCCCACGCCGATGCTACCTACGACGCTAAATACGGCATTCGCAACTGGCAGGGCGGCGGCAGATCCTCAGCCAGAGAAACAATTGGTAGAGTAGCAGCAGGCGCGATCGCTAAAAAAATTCTTAAACAATACGGAAACGTAGAAATCATCAGCTATGTTAAGCGAATCAAAGACCTAGAAGGCGCGATCGATCCCAACACCGTCACGATGGAACAAGTAGAAAGCAACATCGTTCGCTGTCCCGACTCCGAGTGTGCCGATCGCATGATCGAACTGATCGAAGAAGTACGGCGACAAGGTGATTCGATCGGCGGCGTAGTGGAATGCGTCGTCAGAAACGTCCCGAAAGGATTAGGCGAGCCAGTATTCGATAAACTAGAAGCAGATTTAGCCAAGGGTGTAATGTCCTTGCCTGCAAGTAAAGGATTTGAAATAGGCTCTGGCTTTGCCGGTACCCTGCTCACTGGTAGCGAACATAACGATGAATTTTACACCGACTCCAACGGCAACATACGGACACTTACCAACCGTTCCGGCGGCATTCAGGGTGGTATATCTAACGGTGAAAACATTATTATGCGAATAGCATTTAAACCAACTGCTACTATTCGTAAAGAGCAGCGTACCGTCAACCGCGAAGGTGAACAAACTACACTAGCAGCCAAAGGACGACACGATCCTTGCGTTTTACCTAGAGCAGTGCCTATGGTAGAAGCAATGGTTGCTTTAGTGCTGTGCGATCATCTGTTGCGGCACCAGGGGCAATGTGGCACCTTGAAGTTTGAAGTTGCAAATGGAAACTAG
- a CDS encoding cytochrome P450, with translation MTTNIDTKSTLPLPPGSFGFPLVGETISFLRDRNFIKKRQQKYGQIFKTHILGRPTVVMVGAQANRFILSSQMDKFSWRDGWPDTFKELLGKSLFLQEGEEHQRNRKLLMPAFHGKALLNYLTTMERITLKYLEKWDTLGTFAWFPELKQLTFEIASILLLGSEPGSQTAQLSQWFTELTNGLLAIPFRWRWTTYGKALQARDNLLAHIEKAVLRRQQEPAQDALGLLVESRDENGNGLSMEELKVQALLMLFAGHETTTSMLTSFCMALAQHPDVWERARLEQQQVAPDGNLTIEQLKEMTYLEQILREVERLYPPVAGGFRGVVESFEYQGYHIPKGWQALYRIPATHQDSNIFTQPEQFDPDRFSPQRAEHKKQEFSLVGFGGGPRICLGIAFAQMEMKIVASHLLRNYTWELLPNQNLTLDAIPTLHPTDGLRVNFQRL, from the coding sequence ATGACTACCAACATCGATACCAAATCCACCCTACCGTTACCTCCCGGCAGTTTCGGCTTCCCATTAGTCGGAGAAACCATTAGCTTTTTGCGCGATCGCAATTTCATCAAAAAGCGGCAACAAAAATACGGACAAATTTTCAAAACTCACATCTTGGGTCGTCCCACAGTAGTCATGGTTGGCGCTCAAGCTAACCGCTTCATATTGTCCAGCCAAATGGATAAATTTTCCTGGCGCGATGGTTGGCCCGACACTTTCAAAGAACTACTCGGCAAATCCCTATTTCTGCAAGAAGGGGAAGAACATCAAAGAAACCGCAAACTTTTGATGCCAGCATTTCACGGTAAAGCGCTGCTAAATTACCTAACCACAATGGAGCGCATTACTCTCAAATATTTAGAAAAATGGGATACTCTGGGCACCTTTGCCTGGTTTCCCGAACTCAAACAACTTACCTTTGAAATTGCTAGCATCCTACTGTTGGGTAGCGAACCAGGTTCCCAAACCGCCCAACTCAGTCAATGGTTTACAGAACTCACCAATGGTTTATTAGCCATTCCTTTTCGTTGGCGCTGGACTACCTACGGAAAAGCATTACAAGCGCGGGACAACTTACTAGCTCATATTGAAAAAGCAGTGCTACGCAGACAGCAAGAACCTGCCCAAGATGCTTTGGGACTATTAGTAGAAAGTCGAGATGAAAACGGCAACGGGCTGAGTATGGAAGAACTGAAAGTACAAGCCCTACTGATGCTATTTGCCGGACACGAAACTACCACTTCCATGCTGACCTCTTTTTGTATGGCTTTGGCACAGCACCCCGATGTTTGGGAACGCGCCCGCCTCGAACAACAACAAGTAGCGCCAGATGGCAACTTGACCATCGAGCAACTTAAAGAAATGACTTATTTAGAACAAATACTGCGGGAAGTGGAAAGGCTTTATCCCCCCGTAGCTGGTGGTTTTCGTGGCGTAGTCGAGTCGTTTGAATATCAGGGATATCATATTCCCAAAGGTTGGCAAGCCCTCTATCGCATTCCGGCCACCCATCAAGATAGCAACATTTTTACTCAGCCAGAACAATTCGACCCAGACCGTTTTAGCCCTCAACGAGCAGAGCATAAAAAACAAGAATTTAGTTTGGTAGGTTTTGGCGGTGGGCCACGCATTTGCTTGGGGATAGCTTTTGCCCAAATGGAAATGAAAATAGTGGCATCTCACTTACTGCGAAACTATACCTGGGAGTTGTTACCTAACCAAAACCTTACCCTTGATGCCATACCGACTTTACACCCAACAGATGGATTACGAGTAAATTTCCAGCGCTTATAA
- a CDS encoding zeta toxin family protein yields the protein MPHLIVIAGPNGAGKSTVAPKLLQGVLRVNEFVNADAIAQGLSAFAPETVAIQAGRIMLKRLQQLASQRDNFAFETTLASRSFAPWIANLCQIDYAFYLIFLWLPNPEFAIARVQERIRQGGHSVPEETIRRRYEAGIKNFFELYRPLAGSWFFYDNSNTADPRLIAAGEKRGNINVVNAQIWQQIEENYYGKST from the coding sequence ATGCCACACTTAATTGTTATAGCAGGCCCAAATGGTGCGGGTAAATCAACTGTTGCTCCTAAATTATTACAAGGAGTACTCAGAGTAAATGAATTTGTCAACGCGGATGCGATCGCTCAAGGACTATCAGCATTTGCTCCAGAAACAGTCGCTATTCAAGCTGGACGTATTATGCTAAAAAGATTACAACAACTAGCTAGTCAACGAGATAACTTTGCCTTTGAGACTACCTTAGCAAGCCGCAGTTTTGCTCCTTGGATTGCTAATTTATGTCAAATAGATTATGCTTTCTATCTAATTTTTTTATGGCTACCCAACCCAGAATTTGCCATTGCTCGTGTCCAAGAAAGAATAAGGCAAGGCGGTCATTCAGTGCCAGAAGAAACTATTCGACGACGTTATGAAGCAGGGATAAAAAACTTTTTTGAATTGTATCGACCATTAGCAGGTTCTTGGTTTTTCTATGATAATTCTAATACAGCAGATCCCCGTCTTATAGCTGCTGGTGAAAAAAGAGGTAATATTAATGTAGTAAACGCTCAGATTTGGCAACAAATCGAAGAAAATTATTATGGAAAATCAACCTGA
- a CDS encoding ADP-ribosylglycohydrolase family protein, which translates to MEKIERYRGCLLGLAVGDAVGTTLEFKPPGTFTPIKDMVGGGPFQLKPGQWTDDTSMALCLAESLIEKKGFDPVHQLQKYQQWYRQGHLSSTGRCFDIGGTVRQALWRFEETGEPFCGSIDPLSAGNGSIMRLAPVPMFYAADPENAIAKSKDSSRTTHGAATAVDACRYLAALIIGAIDGISKEKLLEKRYSPIPNYWENHPLVEEIDEIAKGSFKHRQPPEIKGTGYVVKSLEAALWAFYHSNSFAEGCLLAVNLGDDADTTGAVYGQLAGAFYGETGIPETWREKIAKRDLIISMAKQIFDLT; encoded by the coding sequence ATGGAAAAAATCGAAAGATATCGCGGCTGTTTACTCGGTTTAGCAGTTGGCGATGCAGTAGGAACAACTCTCGAATTCAAACCCCCAGGCACCTTTACACCCATTAAAGATATGGTGGGAGGTGGCCCATTTCAACTAAAACCGGGACAGTGGACGGATGACACCTCAATGGCGCTTTGTTTAGCCGAAAGTTTAATCGAAAAAAAAGGATTCGATCCCGTTCATCAACTGCAAAAATATCAGCAATGGTATCGCCAAGGACACCTCAGCAGCACTGGAAGATGTTTCGATATTGGTGGCACCGTTCGACAAGCACTTTGGCGATTTGAAGAGACAGGCGAACCATTTTGTGGTTCCATAGACCCCTTAAGCGCTGGTAACGGTTCCATCATGAGGTTAGCACCAGTACCGATGTTTTATGCTGCCGATCCAGAAAATGCGATCGCAAAATCAAAAGACAGTTCCCGCACCACCCACGGCGCAGCTACCGCAGTAGATGCTTGCCGATATTTAGCCGCTTTAATTATTGGCGCGATCGACGGAATTAGTAAAGAAAAATTACTCGAAAAACGCTATAGCCCCATACCTAATTATTGGGAAAACCACCCATTAGTAGAAGAGATAGATGAAATTGCGAAAGGTTCCTTCAAACACCGCCAACCACCAGAAATCAAAGGAACGGGTTACGTCGTCAAATCCTTAGAAGCCGCATTGTGGGCATTTTATCATAGTAATTCCTTTGCTGAAGGTTGTTTATTAGCCGTTAATTTAGGCGATGATGCCGATACAACCGGCGCAGTTTACGGACAACTAGCAGGTGCATTCTATGGAGAAACGGGAATACCGGAAACTTGGCGAGAAAAAATAGCTAAACGCGATTTAATTATATCGATGGCAAAACAAATTTTTGATTTAACTTAA
- a CDS encoding response regulator, which produces MNEIRSHNYVGNILVVDDTPDNLRLLSAMLTQKGYKVRKALNGQMAITACQVTAPDLILLDINMPGMNGYEVCKRLKEDDRTKDIPVIFISALDDVLDKVKAFQVGGIDYITKPFQDAEVLSRISSQLNLRFLQIKLQEKNSLLEQTLKDLKQAESQLVQNEKMVSLGQLVAGIAHEINNPVGFIHGNLSYVNIYTSKLLYLLKLYQRSLPNPDREIEEILEDIDLEFLSEDLPKIMSSMTAGTERIRKIVQALKNFARHGEAELKVVDLHDGIDSTLMILQHRFSGESNETPISVIKQYGSLPLVECYAGQINQVFMNILSNSLDALESWQTQSKKPTITIATEAINSEQVAISIADNGPGMTEEVKKHIFDPFFTTKSVGAGTGLGLSISYQIVVESHEGKIDCDSAPGEGAKFTIVLPVNHPKATS; this is translated from the coding sequence ATGAATGAGATTCGCTCCCATAATTACGTAGGAAATATTTTAGTAGTAGACGACACCCCCGATAACTTGCGTCTGTTGTCCGCTATGCTGACTCAAAAAGGATATAAAGTTCGCAAAGCGTTAAACGGACAAATGGCGATTACTGCTTGTCAGGTAACTGCACCGGATCTAATTTTGCTGGATATAAATATGCCGGGGATGAATGGCTATGAAGTATGTAAGCGGCTGAAAGAAGACGATCGGACAAAAGATATACCAGTAATTTTTATTAGTGCTTTAGATGATGTGTTGGATAAGGTAAAGGCTTTTCAAGTGGGAGGTATCGATTATATTACTAAGCCATTTCAAGATGCGGAAGTTTTATCCCGCATTAGCAGCCAGCTTAATTTGCGATTTTTACAAATAAAATTGCAAGAAAAAAATTCTCTGCTCGAACAAACTTTAAAAGACCTCAAACAAGCAGAATCTCAATTAGTACAAAATGAAAAGATGGTGAGTTTGGGTCAATTAGTGGCGGGAATTGCCCATGAAATTAATAACCCGGTAGGCTTCATTCATGGCAATCTTTCCTATGTGAATATCTATACTTCTAAGTTGCTATATCTATTGAAATTATACCAAAGATCGCTGCCTAATCCCGACCGAGAAATCGAGGAAATTTTAGAAGATATCGACTTAGAATTTTTGTCGGAAGACTTACCAAAAATCATGAGTTCGATGACGGCGGGAACGGAACGGATTAGAAAAATCGTGCAAGCGTTAAAAAACTTTGCCCGTCATGGAGAAGCGGAATTAAAAGTAGTCGATCTGCATGATGGAATTGATAGTACTCTGATGATTTTGCAGCATCGCTTCAGCGGTGAATCGAACGAAACGCCTATTTCAGTGATCAAACAATACGGTTCGTTACCGTTAGTGGAATGCTATGCTGGGCAAATCAATCAAGTGTTTATGAATATTTTAAGTAATAGTTTAGATGCTTTAGAAAGCTGGCAAACTCAATCTAAAAAGCCGACGATTACTATTGCAACCGAAGCAATTAATTCGGAACAGGTGGCGATATCGATCGCAGATAATGGCCCAGGCATGACGGAAGAAGTAAAAAAGCACATTTTCGATCCGTTTTTTACTACCAAAAGCGTAGGTGCTGGGACTGGTTTAGGTTTATCGATCAGTTATCAAATTGTAGTAGAATCTCATGAAGGAAAAATTGATTGCGATAGCGCACCGGGAGAAGGAGCGAAGTTTACGATCGTACTTCCGGTGAATCATCCAAAAGCGACAAGTTGA
- a CDS encoding MBL fold metallo-hydrolase: METSPSSEEFVVQFWGVRGSIPTPGNQTARYGGNTSCIEMRVGGKRLIFDGGSGLHVLGRSLLKCMPVEAHMFFTHYHWDHIQGVPFFIPAFLEGNCFHIHGAVPQDGGSMKQHFIERVLHPNSPVPLEGLHADIKFYDMICGDTIQLDDIVIETGPLNHPNGAMGYRVNWRGHSVFYCTDTEHFPDRMDENVLHLAQNADLLIYDSMYTDEEYHNPKSPKVGWGHSTWEEGVKICKAAGVKTFVKFHHDPIHNDDFLDQLKEKIVEVFPNSVLAQEGMILKVI, from the coding sequence ATGGAAACTAGCCCTTCTTCAGAAGAATTTGTCGTTCAGTTCTGGGGTGTACGCGGGAGTATACCCACCCCTGGAAACCAAACCGCACGCTATGGCGGTAACACCTCCTGCATCGAAATGCGAGTGGGTGGAAAACGCCTGATATTCGATGGCGGTAGCGGCTTGCACGTACTGGGTAGAAGCCTACTCAAGTGTATGCCCGTAGAAGCTCATATGTTTTTTACCCACTACCACTGGGACCACATCCAAGGAGTGCCGTTTTTTATCCCGGCCTTCCTGGAAGGTAACTGTTTCCACATCCACGGAGCAGTACCCCAAGACGGAGGTTCGATGAAACAGCATTTTATCGAACGAGTACTCCATCCCAACTCCCCAGTACCGCTAGAAGGATTGCACGCGGACATCAAATTTTACGATATGATCTGCGGCGATACCATCCAGCTAGACGACATCGTAATCGAAACCGGCCCCCTCAACCACCCGAACGGGGCAATGGGATATCGCGTCAACTGGCGGGGACATTCGGTATTTTACTGTACCGACACCGAGCACTTCCCCGATCGCATGGACGAAAACGTACTGCATTTAGCCCAAAATGCAGACCTCTTAATCTACGATTCCATGTACACCGACGAAGAATATCACAACCCCAAATCGCCCAAAGTTGGCTGGGGACACTCCACCTGGGAAGAAGGGGTAAAAATATGCAAAGCTGCTGGCGTCAAAACATTCGTTAAATTCCATCACGACCCCATCCACAATGATGACTTTCTCGACCAGCTAAAAGAAAAAATAGTGGAAGTATTTCCCAATTCAGTATTAGCTCAAGAGGGGATGATCTTGAAAGTGATTTAA
- a CDS encoding arylesterase, whose translation MSDNLIFPKKNRRWIWFFSLMFCSLFAFTSCGNHIDSVKNLKTGAGSQIIVLGDSIASGYGVTETEAFPSVLSRQLGVPILNRGVSGDTTAAGLNRLQNDVLSAEPWLVIVELGGNDFLRRIPKSETEQNLRQIITGIQGKGAIAVLLGINMGLTGDSYQQIYDRVAKDTKAYLIPQILKGILDDTRYRQDDVIHPNAAGQALLATRIAKDLQLLLQKATWPTALVKYKK comes from the coding sequence ATGTCAGACAATCTCATTTTTCCTAAAAAGAACCGCCGTTGGATTTGGTTTTTTTCTTTGATGTTTTGTTCTCTGTTCGCGTTCACCAGTTGCGGCAACCACATCGATTCGGTTAAAAACCTCAAAACTGGCGCTGGTAGCCAAATCATCGTTTTAGGGGACAGCATCGCTTCCGGTTATGGAGTAACGGAAACAGAAGCATTTCCCAGCGTTCTCAGTCGCCAGTTAGGTGTGCCGATTTTAAATCGCGGTGTCAGCGGCGACACCACCGCAGCAGGATTAAATCGCTTGCAAAACGATGTGTTATCAGCAGAACCTTGGTTAGTAATCGTAGAGTTAGGCGGTAACGATTTTTTGCGAAGAATTCCTAAATCCGAGACAGAACAGAACTTGCGGCAAATTATCACTGGTATTCAGGGTAAAGGTGCGATCGCAGTTCTTTTAGGCATTAATATGGGTCTGACCGGCGATAGCTATCAACAAATATACGATCGCGTTGCCAAAGATACCAAAGCTTATCTAATTCCCCAAATCCTCAAAGGAATTTTAGACGATACCCGCTATCGCCAAGACGATGTTATCCATCCCAACGCCGCCGGACAAGCACTTTTAGCGACTCGCATCGCCAAAGATTTACAACTGCTCTTACAAAAAGCAACTTGGCCTACTGCATTGGTAAAGTATAAAAAGTAA
- a CDS encoding type II toxin-antitoxin system MqsA family antitoxin produces MKCVTCKHGQTQPGLVTVTLERDELIVIIKKVPAKVCDNCGEYYLSDDITAQVWQRAEIAINNGAEVEIIRYAA; encoded by the coding sequence ATGAAATGTGTCACCTGCAAACACGGACAAACCCAACCAGGTTTAGTTACCGTAACTCTAGAAAGAGACGAGTTGATCGTCATTATTAAAAAAGTACCAGCCAAAGTTTGCGATAACTGCGGTGAGTACTACTTAAGTGATGATATTACAGCGCAAGTATGGCAACGGGCAGAAATAGCAATAAATAACGGAGCAGAAGTAGAAATTATTCGCTATGCAGCCTAG
- a CDS encoding EAL domain-containing protein, whose product MNYQQFDPSKKDILIVDDTPANLRFLAAILSEEGYHVRKALNGQMALTACQAVLPDLILLDIMMPELDGYEVCRQLKADEKTNKIPVIFLSALDDALDKVKAFQVGGIDYITKPFHSAEVLARIENQLSLRAAEVEIHLLNKELEQRVKERTHQLEVTNQELKREIVERQQLENQLLYMALHDPLTGMPNRALFMKRLEEAVQLIKKSSDYQFAVLFLDCDRFKVINDSLGHLVGDELLIAIARRLQLCIKEGDILARLGGDEFAILLENTMDSQMAIKVAEQILKELSSPFKLSRHEVFINASIGITMGNIDNEKPEYLLRNADTAMYQAKALGKGCYHVFDPKMHQKAMRLLQIENDLRRAIERTEFLLYYQPIVCLNTGKISGFEALVRWQNPARGMVSPIEFIPVAEETGLITHIDSWALLTACQQLSSWQKELAIAQSLTMSVNVSVRQFCQPNFIQIVEEALLKSGLAPHSLKLEITESAIIENKDLAKNILRELNSRQIQLSIDDFGTGYSSLSYLHNFPVNVMKIDKSFTDQMDGNQKKGGLVPGIISIAHTLGMMAVAEGVETATQLTQLKTFNCDFGQGYFFSKPLESKLAFELVASAPQW is encoded by the coding sequence ATGAATTATCAGCAATTCGATCCCTCTAAAAAAGATATTTTAATTGTTGATGATACCCCTGCTAATCTGCGATTTTTGGCGGCTATCTTGTCAGAAGAAGGATATCACGTTCGGAAAGCACTGAACGGGCAGATGGCTCTTACTGCTTGTCAAGCTGTTTTGCCAGATTTGATCTTGCTAGATATTATGATGCCGGAATTAGATGGTTATGAAGTTTGCCGACAACTGAAAGCAGATGAAAAAACTAATAAAATTCCGGTAATTTTCTTAAGCGCTCTCGACGATGCTTTGGATAAAGTCAAAGCTTTTCAAGTGGGAGGAATAGACTACATCACGAAGCCTTTTCATTCAGCCGAAGTGCTAGCGAGGATTGAAAATCAATTAAGTTTGAGAGCCGCTGAAGTAGAAATTCATCTATTAAATAAAGAATTAGAACAACGGGTAAAGGAACGGACTCACCAGTTAGAAGTAACCAATCAAGAACTGAAACGAGAAATTGTCGAGCGTCAGCAATTGGAAAATCAATTGTTATATATGGCGTTGCACGACCCCTTGACTGGAATGCCGAATCGAGCTTTATTTATGAAGCGGTTAGAAGAAGCGGTGCAACTGATTAAAAAATCATCTGATTATCAATTTGCAGTTTTATTTTTAGATTGCGATCGCTTTAAAGTAATTAACGATTCCCTCGGTCATTTGGTAGGAGATGAATTATTAATTGCGATCGCCCGTCGCTTGCAGTTATGTATCAAAGAAGGAGATATTTTAGCCCGATTGGGAGGCGATGAATTTGCCATTCTCCTAGAAAATACTATGGATAGCCAGATGGCTATTAAAGTAGCCGAACAAATCTTGAAAGAATTATCTTCGCCTTTTAAGTTATCTCGCCACGAAGTATTTATTAATGCCAGTATCGGCATTACGATGGGGAACATCGATAATGAAAAACCCGAATATTTACTGCGAAATGCCGATACTGCGATGTATCAAGCTAAAGCATTAGGGAAAGGTTGCTATCACGTTTTCGACCCGAAAATGCACCAAAAAGCGATGCGGCTTTTACAAATCGAAAATGATTTGCGAAGGGCGATCGAACGTACTGAATTTTTGCTTTATTATCAGCCGATCGTTTGTTTGAATACGGGTAAGATTAGCGGATTTGAAGCATTAGTGCGGTGGCAAAATCCCGCTCGCGGCATGGTTTCACCGATTGAATTTATTCCCGTTGCCGAAGAAACTGGTTTGATTACTCATATCGATTCTTGGGCTTTACTCACGGCTTGTCAGCAGTTAAGTAGTTGGCAAAAAGAATTAGCGATCGCGCAATCTCTCACCATGAGCGTAAACGTGTCAGTCCGTCAATTTTGCCAACCAAATTTTATTCAAATAGTCGAAGAAGCTTTGCTCAAAAGTGGTTTAGCTCCCCATAGTTTAAAATTAGAAATCACCGAAAGTGCTATTATAGAAAATAAAGACTTAGCTAAAAATATATTGAGAGAACTAAATTCACGACAAATTCAGTTAAGTATTGACGATTTCGGTACGGGTTATTCCTCTTTGAGTTATCTGCATAATTTTCCCGTAAATGTTATGAAAATCGATAAATCTTTTACGGATCAAATGGATGGTAACCAGAAAAAAGGAGGTTTAGTACCGGGAATTATTAGTATCGCCCATACCCTTGGTATGATGGCAGTGGCGGAAGGAGTAGAAACTGCTACTCAATTAACGCAATTGAAAACTTTCAATTGCGACTTCGGACAGGGATATTTCTTCTCGAAACCGCTGGAGAGCAAATTAGCTTTTGAACTAGTCGCATCTGCACCGCAATGGTAA